The following DNA comes from Nicotiana sylvestris chromosome 10, ASM39365v2, whole genome shotgun sequence.
ATGGACGCCCTTTTTGCAAAGGGAAAGGAGTTTCTCAGTTCCAAAGATGACAAAGAAAATCCCGACGACCGTTACAAGGAAACTTCCGATGACGATCACCGTGAAAAGAGAACTTCCGGCCACCGTGGTGGTGGCGCCAAGACCGCCGCACACAATGATACAGAAACTTCAGATGATGATCACCGTGAAAAGAAAACTTCCGGCCATCGTGCAGGTGGCAAGACCACCGCACACAATGACGACACAGAAACTTCCGATGACCACCATGAAAAGAAAACTTCCGGCACCCGAGCAGGTGGCAAGACCGCTGCCGCAAGCGGCAGTGCTGCTGCTCATAATCCCAACGAGCACAAAAAGCCAACAAATTCTGAGCTGATGGCTAGCGCAAAGCTGATAGCTGATGCCGCACAAGCTAAATTAGGTGGCGGTGGCGGCGCACAAAAAGAATTCGACAATGCAAAGCTTGCCGGAGCTGCCGCTGACATTCTTAGCGCCGCCTCACATTACGGGAAATTTGGGGAAGAAGGAATTGGAAAGTATCTTGGACAAGCTGAAGATTATCTCCACGGTTATGAGCTCAAAAATTCCAAAGGCAACAAAGCTGCTGGCACCGGCACCGGTCCCGCATCCAAAAAGGGTTCCGGTACTGCGGCTAACAAGGGCTCGTCGGAGCATCGCCGCGATGACGACAATTCTAGAGATGATGATGATGGGCACGGAGAGCATAAACGGATGCCGAAGAAACAATCCGGTGAACGTTACGACCATGAACGTTCAGAGGAAGGTGATCGTGATCATTCTGGAGGTGGACATGGCGAAAATATGAAGAAAGCTGAAGGGAGGTTGAAGAAAAAATTTGGTGACAATTCCGAACACGAACGTTTAGAGGAAGATGATGATCATGCTGGAGGTGAGTGTTGAAGTGTTACAAAGAtctctaattatttatttatactCAGTTTATGTAAATCTTTTCGGAGGAGTACAACAGTAAAATTACTTTTGGTGTGAATTCAGACATAAAGTTTTCAAATTTTTTgaataaaatttacatatataaaaattatatatatagaaaGTATAAGTCACactaattagcaatttaaaatatttaaaaattatttataaaaaatttaaataaaaccTTGTTTTGACTTTCCAAAAAGTAAGATTATCAGTAAAGTGGAAGAGAGAGAGTATTATTCTTCAACATGCTCTATATAAGACCTAATTCTTTATTGTATTAACCAACCACATGAATATCATTTTTTTGAGTAGCGGTGAGATATGAACCTAGGAGCTATGCTGTAATTTCATTTTAAATTATGTAATAATCTTATCGAAAAGTTCACTTTTAATTACTCTATTTCATTAAGTATATTATGTCTGAACAGGGCACGACGAACATACGACTAAGGGAAAAGGAATATCCAAGAAACAATCTGGTGGTGATAATTATGGGCATGAACGTTCAGAGGAAGTTGATGATGATGATCACTCCGGAGGTGGGCACGGCGAACATATGAAAAAAGCTGAAGGGAGGTTGAAGAAAAAATTTGGTGACAACTCCGAACATGAAcgttcagaagaagatgatagtCGTTCTGGAGGTGGATATGGCGAGTATCTCAAGAAAGCTCAAGGAATGATCAAGAACAAATCCGGCGACGACGACAGTTCAGAGAAAAGTGATGGCGAATCCGGTGGAGGGTACGGCGAGTATTTGAAAAAAGCTCAAGGAATGCTTAAGAAAAAGTCAGGTGACGACGATGGTTCAGAGAAAGGTGATGGTGAATCCGGGGGAGGATACGGTGAGTATATCAAGAAAGCTCAAGGAATGCTTAAGAAAAAATCAGGTGACGAAGATGGTCCAGAGAAGGATGATGGAGATTCCGGTGGTGGGTTCGGCGGGGTCATGAAAATGGCTCAAGGTATGTTTAAAAAAGATTCCGACCACGGCGACCGTAGCCCCACCAGAGATTCTAGAGATGAAAGGTGAGAAAAAAGGAGACTTGTTAAAGATGGCTGGAAGTTTCTTCAAGTAATAAGAATTAAAAAGCATTTGATCAATTCTTTCGTTTCTCTTTTTAAAGTATTAGGATTATAgtgattttgttgttgttgtaactaTATATAGTTCGATTTCAATTGTAATAACGGATAACATGTATCAGGTGGCTCGGAGCTGCCATGCAATAATACATGTCAAGTAGGATAGATCAATGTACAATTTTTGATTAGATTCAAGTTTTTTTTTGGGGTGTAAACTTAAATAAATTAACTATCTCACACTTTTTAATTTCATGTTTCATGAAAAATTCTAGTAGATTATTTGATCTTATTCATATTCCAATCTATCTAAATTTAGTGTTCAAACTCGTCTTAGTTCTTATGATtaacccccccaaaaaaaattaaTCTTTAAGCTAATAAAAAACTGCGGGGTGTATAATAACCTCTTAATTctattaaaagaaaatgaagtatcaaaaagaaaaaaaaacggcATTCCTTCACGAGTAGCTGAATATGTTAAAATGAAATTCAAGGTTTATATAATTAAAGGGTTGAAAACTTTACAATGGCTGCTATATGCTATTGAaatgattttatattttttttttggcataACTCGATGGGAAAACTGCTAATTTCAACAaatat
Coding sequences within:
- the LOC104231815 gene encoding uncharacterized protein translates to MDALFAKGKEFLSSKDDKENPDDRYKETSDDDHREKRTSGHRGGGAKTAAHNDTETSDDDHREKKTSGHRAGGKTTAHNDDTETSDDHHEKKTSGTRAGGKTAAASGSAAAHNPNEHKKPTNSELMASAKLIADAAQAKLGGGGGAQKEFDNAKLAGAAADILSAASHYGKFGEEGIGKYLGQAEDYLHGYELKNSKGNKAAGTGTGPASKKGSGTAANKGSSEHRRDDDNSRDDDDGHGEHKRMPKKQSGERYDHERSEEGDRDHSGGGHGENMKKAEGRLKKKFGDNSEHERLEEDDDHAGGHDEHTTKGKGISKKQSGGDNYGHERSEEVDDDDHSGGGHGEHMKKAEGRLKKKFGDNSEHERSEEDDSRSGGGYGEYLKKAQGMIKNKSGDDDSSEKSDGESGGGYGEYLKKAQGMLKKKSGDDDGSEKGDGESGGGYGEYIKKAQGMLKKKSGDEDGPEKDDGDSGGGFGGVMKMAQGMFKKDSDHGDRSPTRDSRDER